One region of Bartonella alsatica genomic DNA includes:
- a CDS encoding CobW family GTP-binding protein: protein METTRIPITLITGFLGSGKTTLLNRMLRDPLLNNSAVIINEFGEVSIDHFLVEKTTEGIIELANGCLCCNLRSDLIDTLTNLIDRIHAGNQHLNRIIIETTGLADPAPIVQALLSHPLLIQVLSIDTLLATFDTLNTPTILERYPEIQKQLALADKIILTKTDLTDSKTLSNTLLSTLKTINPIAQIIDVHSDHYCSRGLISKTLWDEKAENTQFKQWRTLAPYDHAHNWTIRAFSLNCEELMDYTSLSTFLDLLKDLYGTKLLRIKAIIAMRDDPQRPLVLHGIQTFFHPPIRLPAWPKGIKQTRFVIITDGIEKETIQKLFNAFLNKPAIDTADKTAILNNPLIIPGMKF, encoded by the coding sequence ATGGAAACAACGCGTATTCCTATTACTCTTATAACTGGCTTTTTGGGTTCCGGTAAAACAACTTTACTCAACCGGATGCTACGCGATCCTCTTTTGAATAATAGTGCTGTTATCATTAATGAATTCGGTGAAGTAAGTATTGACCATTTTCTGGTTGAAAAAACGACAGAAGGAATTATTGAACTTGCAAATGGTTGCTTATGCTGTAATTTGCGCAGTGATCTCATTGATACATTAACTAATTTGATTGATCGCATTCATGCAGGAAATCAGCACCTTAATCGCATTATCATCGAAACAACAGGGTTAGCTGATCCAGCTCCTATTGTACAAGCTCTTCTAAGCCACCCACTCTTAATTCAAGTTTTGTCGATCGATACTCTTCTTGCAACATTTGATACATTAAACACACCTACTATACTCGAACGCTATCCTGAAATACAAAAACAATTAGCACTTGCTGACAAAATTATTCTCACAAAAACAGATCTTACTGACTCCAAAACACTCTCAAATACACTCCTCAGTACACTCAAAACAATTAATCCTATAGCGCAAATTATCGATGTCCATTCTGATCATTACTGTTCAAGGGGATTAATAAGTAAAACATTATGGGATGAAAAAGCAGAAAATACACAATTTAAACAATGGCGTACCCTCGCTCCCTACGATCATGCCCACAACTGGACAATTCGTGCTTTTTCATTAAACTGCGAAGAGCTTATGGATTATACTAGCCTTAGTACTTTTTTAGATCTCCTAAAAGACCTGTATGGTACAAAATTATTACGCATTAAAGCAATTATAGCAATGCGTGATGACCCCCAACGTCCTCTTGTCTTACACGGTATACAAACATTTTTCCATCCACCAATAAGACTTCCAGCATGGCCAAAAGGAATAAAACAAACACGTTTTGTCATCATTACTGATGGTATTGAAAAAGAAACAATACAAAAACTTTTCAATGCTTTTTTAAACAAACCAGCAATAGATACTGCAGACAAAACCGCCATATTGAATAATCCCCTAATTATTCCAGGAATGAAGTTCTAA
- a CDS encoding ABC transporter substrate-binding protein yields the protein MLKRVNILWIVIATVFIMNSFAKAGDYVKHIKIALTQIMAHPAADAVRKGIMDALAKDGYKQGENFELTFLSAQGNISTATQIARKFVGDKPDVIIAISTPSAQTMLAATRKIPIVFAAISDPIGAKIVSSLTKPGGNVTGTSDRIDIAESLRLLKEVKPDLKKLGYLYNASEANSVSTLKMLKDVADKIGIDVIPSSAPKPSDVQMATRALIGKVDVIFIPADNTVLSVLEGATKVTQEARIPLFTVDSNSMGRGPFMTQGVNFYDVGVDAGKLVVRILKGEKPGDIDIVQAANNDIRIDMKAAKKVGIVIPKAVIERATKIIQ from the coding sequence ATGTTGAAAAGAGTAAACATATTATGGATTGTAATTGCAACTGTTTTTATCATGAATAGTTTTGCAAAAGCAGGAGATTACGTTAAACACATTAAAATTGCACTGACACAAATTATGGCACATCCTGCTGCAGATGCTGTTCGTAAGGGGATTATGGATGCCCTTGCTAAAGATGGTTATAAGCAGGGAGAAAATTTCGAACTTACTTTTTTATCAGCGCAGGGCAATATTTCTACAGCAACACAGATTGCACGTAAATTTGTTGGTGATAAACCTGATGTGATTATTGCAATTAGCACACCTTCAGCACAGACAATGCTTGCGGCAACGAGAAAAATTCCTATTGTTTTTGCTGCAATTTCTGATCCTATCGGGGCAAAAATAGTTTCTTCGCTTACTAAGCCTGGTGGCAATGTGACAGGAACTTCTGATCGTATAGATATTGCCGAGAGTCTTAGACTTTTAAAGGAAGTAAAACCAGATTTGAAAAAACTTGGTTATCTTTATAATGCCTCTGAAGCTAATTCTGTTTCAACGCTTAAGATGTTAAAGGATGTAGCAGATAAAATTGGAATTGATGTCATTCCTTCATCAGCGCCTAAACCTTCTGATGTTCAAATGGCAACACGAGCTTTAATTGGTAAGGTGGATGTTATTTTTATTCCTGCTGATAATACGGTTCTTTCTGTTTTAGAAGGAGCAACAAAAGTCACACAGGAAGCACGTATTCCTTTATTTACTGTCGATTCTAACTCTATGGGAAGAGGCCCTTTTATGACACAGGGTGTGAATTTCTATGATGTAGGGGTTGATGCTGGTAAATTGGTTGTGCGTATTTTGAAAGGTGAAAAACCTGGCGATATTGATATTGTACAGGCGGCTAATAATGACATCCGTATTGATATGAAAGCAGCTAAAAAGGTTGGTATTGTTATTCCAAAGGCAGTTATTGAACGCGCGACAAAGATTATTCAATAG
- a CDS encoding L,D-transpeptidase family protein: MVFNRFFTVCILFTIGVLTACEGRLPASIRAKVEQPLPQEIRNRMVLHNIDPYAPIMMRFFKKENVAEIWKQSRSGAFVLLARYSICKWSGQLGPKYKEGDLQTPEGFYTVSANQMNPYSKYYLAFNIGFPNLYDQANGRTGSNLMVHGSCFSAGCYSMSDKNMAQIYAFARDAFRGGQKEFQLHAFPFRMTDANMVRHRSDPHYQFWVMLKKGYDFFEENRMPPTVDVYEKHYVFNRGLDKVSSALKP; this comes from the coding sequence ATGGTTTTCAACAGGTTCTTCACAGTATGTATATTGTTTACAATAGGAGTACTGACGGCATGTGAGGGAAGGTTGCCAGCTTCTATCCGTGCTAAAGTTGAGCAGCCACTTCCCCAAGAAATCCGAAATAGAATGGTTCTACATAATATTGATCCTTATGCGCCGATTATGATGCGATTTTTTAAGAAAGAGAATGTTGCCGAAATTTGGAAGCAGTCCCGATCAGGGGCTTTTGTGTTGTTGGCACGTTATAGCATTTGTAAATGGTCAGGTCAGCTTGGACCTAAATATAAGGAAGGTGATCTTCAAACACCAGAAGGTTTTTACACCGTTAGTGCAAATCAAATGAATCCTTATTCAAAATATTATCTTGCTTTTAATATAGGATTTCCCAACCTTTATGATCAAGCGAATGGCCGAACAGGAAGTAATCTTATGGTGCATGGTTCTTGCTTTTCTGCTGGTTGTTACTCTATGAGTGATAAAAATATGGCACAGATTTATGCTTTTGCGCGGGATGCTTTTAGAGGGGGACAGAAAGAATTTCAGTTGCATGCTTTTCCTTTTCGCATGACCGATGCTAATATGGTACGTCATAGATCTGATCCCCATTATCAATTCTGGGTTATGCTTAAGAAAGGTTATGATTTTTTTGAAGAAAATCGTATGCCTCCCACGGTTGATGTTTATGAAAAACATTATGTTTTTAATCGTGGTCTTGATAAGGTTTCTAGTGCTTTAAAGCCGTGA
- a CDS encoding lysophospholipid acyltransferase family protein gives MENTVLIFRSLLFTFAFYTTTFIQMILYAPIYFLMPRKKAWIIPKIWARVTLFLQKYIAGTNYEIEGLENLPNGAYIIAPKHQSAWETFSLIPYFDDPALILKRELTWIPFFGWYMAKTQIIPINRTTPIKALKTIIQKAKEKAKLERQILIFPEGTRRQPGQEPDYKSGIVALYNELKLQVVPIAHNAGLYWPRGNFRRYPGTIRVRILPPIATGLSKRDFLDQLVKKTEEACDELLLLAAQDPNPPPMPPCAVKKLQKMSHHEAIH, from the coding sequence ATGGAAAACACAGTGCTTATTTTTCGTTCTCTTCTTTTTACGTTCGCTTTTTATACAACTACTTTTATACAAATGATTCTTTATGCTCCCATCTATTTTTTAATGCCACGCAAAAAAGCGTGGATCATCCCTAAAATATGGGCACGCGTCACACTCTTTTTACAAAAATACATTGCAGGCACAAATTACGAAATTGAAGGATTAGAAAATCTTCCAAATGGAGCTTATATCATCGCTCCAAAGCATCAATCTGCATGGGAAACCTTCAGTCTTATTCCCTACTTTGATGACCCCGCTCTCATCCTAAAACGTGAACTAACATGGATTCCCTTCTTTGGCTGGTATATGGCAAAAACACAAATTATCCCAATTAACCGAACAACCCCCATTAAAGCTTTAAAAACCATCATACAAAAAGCAAAAGAAAAAGCAAAATTAGAGCGTCAAATTCTGATTTTTCCTGAAGGGACACGCCGACAGCCAGGCCAAGAACCAGATTATAAATCGGGAATTGTTGCTCTCTATAATGAACTGAAACTTCAGGTTGTTCCTATTGCACACAATGCCGGTTTATATTGGCCACGAGGTAATTTTCGCCGTTATCCTGGAACAATTCGCGTTCGCATTCTCCCCCCTATAGCTACTGGTTTAAGCAAACGTGATTTCCTAGATCAACTGGTCAAAAAAACAGAAGAAGCCTGTGATGAATTACTTTTGTTAGCAGCACAAGATCCTAACCCTCCGCCTATGCCACCCTGTGCTGTTAAAAAACTTCAAAAAATGAGTCATCATGAAGCAATACATTGA
- the thiD gene encoding bifunctional hydroxymethylpyrimidine kinase/phosphomethylpyrimidine kinase, translating to MRLHDNQDKFFIPRILSISGTDPSGGAGMQADLKVFSAMKTYGMSVVTAVVAQNTKGVRAFHALDASFVADQIDSVFEDVHVDAVKIGMVANAQIAQTIAERLVYHKARFIVFDPVMVAKSGDVLLKPDAVEIVRDVLVPLSTLITPNLPEAAMLLGREVRWSLNAMYQYGPQLLALGCDAVLLKGGHLSILAHTDEVNYDHSSPDLYCDSEGIVTLKASRLITTNDHGTGCTIAAAIAALLPTEPLVCAVKRAKAYLNNALEASSILQVGKGRGPVHHFYELWGEK from the coding sequence ATGAGACTACACGATAACCAAGATAAATTTTTTATTCCACGGATTTTATCTATTTCAGGGACTGATCCTTCTGGTGGCGCTGGGATGCAAGCTGATTTAAAGGTTTTCTCAGCCATGAAAACCTATGGTATGAGTGTAGTTACAGCTGTTGTTGCACAAAATACAAAAGGTGTACGTGCTTTTCATGCATTAGATGCGTCTTTTGTTGCCGATCAAATTGATTCGGTTTTTGAAGATGTTCATGTTGATGCAGTGAAAATTGGTATGGTAGCAAATGCTCAGATTGCTCAAACTATTGCAGAGCGTTTAGTTTACCATAAAGCCCGTTTTATTGTTTTTGATCCGGTTATGGTAGCAAAAAGTGGTGATGTCCTTTTAAAGCCTGATGCGGTTGAAATTGTGCGTGATGTTCTTGTTCCATTGTCAACTTTGATTACGCCCAATTTACCTGAGGCAGCTATGTTGTTAGGACGTGAAGTGCGATGGTCGTTAAATGCTATGTATCAATATGGTCCGCAGCTTTTGGCTCTTGGTTGTGATGCGGTTTTATTAAAAGGTGGACATTTGAGTATTCTTGCTCACACGGATGAGGTCAATTACGATCATTCCAGTCCAGATCTTTATTGTGATTCTGAGGGGATTGTGACGCTTAAAGCTTCACGTCTTATAACTACTAATGATCATGGCACAGGTTGTACTATTGCAGCTGCAATTGCAGCACTTTTGCCGACAGAGCCTTTAGTTTGTGCGGTGAAAAGAGCAAAAGCGTACCTCAATAATGCTTTAGAGGCTTCAAGTATTTTGCAAGTAGGAAAAGGACGTGGTCCAGTCCATCATTTTTATGAATTATGGGGTGAAAAATAA
- a CDS encoding acetyl-CoA carboxylase carboxyltransferase subunit alpha: MYNYLDFEKPVADLDGKILELKKISEEEGSLDMSEEIARLEARSQTALRDIYKKLSPWQKTQVARHPDRPHFMDYSARLLSDVTPLAGDRKFAEDEAIQAGFARFKGEAVAYIGQEKGHDTQTRLRYNFGSARPEGYRKAVRIMEMADRFGLPLLTFVDTAGAYPGVSAEERGQAEAIAQSTAATLRLKVPVVSVVIGEGGSGGAIAIAAANKVYMLEHAIYSVISPEGAASILWRDPTRAKDAAMNMRITAQDLYQLKIIDGIIPEPLGGAHRSKETVIDETGDVISEALKAMAGKDGEVLKKDRWEKYLQIGRSLT, from the coding sequence ATGTATAATTATCTTGATTTTGAAAAACCGGTTGCTGATCTCGATGGGAAAATTCTCGAATTAAAAAAGATTTCTGAGGAAGAAGGAAGTCTTGATATGAGCGAAGAGATCGCCCGCTTAGAAGCACGTTCTCAAACGGCATTGCGCGATATTTATAAAAAATTATCGCCATGGCAAAAAACACAAGTAGCTCGCCATCCTGATCGTCCTCATTTTATGGACTATTCTGCGCGGTTATTGAGTGATGTAACACCTTTGGCAGGCGACCGCAAGTTTGCTGAAGATGAGGCTATTCAAGCAGGATTTGCGCGCTTTAAAGGTGAAGCAGTTGCTTACATAGGTCAGGAAAAAGGTCACGATACGCAAACACGGTTGCGCTATAATTTTGGTTCTGCACGTCCAGAAGGGTATCGCAAAGCTGTACGTATTATGGAAATGGCTGACCGTTTTGGTTTGCCATTACTCACTTTTGTAGATACAGCAGGTGCCTATCCTGGTGTGAGTGCTGAAGAACGCGGACAAGCTGAAGCAATTGCTCAATCAACAGCGGCAACTTTGCGCTTAAAGGTTCCTGTTGTTTCGGTCGTTATTGGAGAAGGCGGTTCAGGAGGGGCGATAGCAATTGCTGCGGCCAACAAAGTTTATATGTTAGAACATGCAATTTACTCTGTCATTTCACCAGAAGGAGCAGCTTCTATTTTATGGCGTGATCCTACTCGTGCAAAAGATGCTGCAATGAATATGCGTATTACCGCTCAAGATTTGTATCAGTTAAAGATTATCGATGGCATTATTCCTGAGCCTTTAGGAGGAGCACATCGAAGCAAAGAGACCGTGATTGATGAAACGGGTGACGTTATTTCAGAAGCTTTAAAGGCTATGGCTGGAAAAGATGGTGAAGTTCTTAAAAAAGACCGTTGGGAAAAATATCTTCAAATTGGTAGGTCTTTAACATAA
- a CDS encoding ABC transporter permease: protein MNIFAFSGAVELGLIYAFVAIGVYLSFRVLDFPDLTVDGSFLLGSCVCGVLILLGFSAWTAMACAFCAGLMAGLLTALLNLHFGILNLLASILTMSALYTVNLRIMGIMGGSNVNLALADTALTPFYNMFGLPDILVRPLFVCFVLLVVVFFIWRFLESEMGLAMRAIGANPRMATAQGVHPSALIYFGMGLSNACVALGGSLYIQTAIATDITGGAGTIVFGLAAVIIGETLFRTRNIFWIIISCIIGSVFYRVAVQFAFEAHGIGIDTSTDLQLITALLVVVTLTVSRYWRSCKHD, encoded by the coding sequence ATGAATATATTTGCGTTTTCTGGTGCTGTGGAATTAGGTCTTATTTATGCGTTTGTTGCAATTGGAGTTTATCTTTCATTTCGTGTCTTAGATTTTCCTGATTTAACTGTCGACGGTTCATTTCTTCTTGGGTCATGTGTTTGTGGTGTTTTGATTCTTTTAGGTTTCAGTGCATGGACGGCTATGGCATGCGCTTTTTGTGCAGGTTTGATGGCTGGTTTATTAACAGCTTTGCTGAATTTGCATTTTGGCATTTTAAATCTTCTAGCTTCAATTTTAACAATGTCAGCACTTTATACAGTTAATCTTCGTATTATGGGAATTATGGGTGGGTCGAATGTTAATTTAGCACTTGCTGATACTGCCTTAACTCCCTTTTATAACATGTTTGGCTTGCCTGATATTTTAGTGCGTCCTCTTTTTGTTTGTTTTGTACTACTCGTTGTGGTGTTTTTTATTTGGCGCTTTTTGGAAAGTGAGATGGGACTTGCTATGCGAGCAATAGGAGCTAATCCGCGGATGGCTACAGCACAGGGGGTTCATCCATCGGCCTTAATTTATTTTGGTATGGGTCTTTCAAATGCGTGTGTTGCACTTGGAGGTTCCCTTTATATTCAAACCGCGATTGCTACTGATATTACAGGTGGAGCTGGTACGATTGTTTTCGGTTTAGCTGCAGTTATTATTGGTGAAACATTATTTCGGACGCGCAATATTTTTTGGATTATTATCAGTTGTATTATTGGATCTGTTTTTTACCGCGTGGCAGTACAGTTTGCGTTTGAGGCACACGGGATTGGTATTGATACGTCAACGGATCTTCAATTGATCACTGCGCTTTTAGTTGTTGTGACCCTTACTGTATCACGCTATTGGAGGAGCTGTAAACATGATTGA